A window of the Apostichopus japonicus isolate 1M-3 chromosome 8, ASM3797524v1, whole genome shotgun sequence genome harbors these coding sequences:
- the LOC139970544 gene encoding uncharacterized protein codes for MESIRETEGCPAVLRTDFGTENGIIKRIQQFLRRNGNDALAGPSSFMQGTSHHNQRIECWWSFLRKHCTQFWMNAFSYLREEGMFTGTYLDKALIQFCFLNLIQTELHDLQLEWNNHRISPSKNRIGPFGRPEIMYTAPELYQTRSYLMEVQQDEIEVCEEECVFRDNFPCDRDVYELCCIQMVDNNINVPVTAFDAMMLYERLRRLVLAEL; via the exons ATGGAATCGATTCGTGAGACCGAGGGATGTCCAGCCGTACTCCGCACTGACTTTGGCACCGAAAATGGCATAATCAAACGTATACAGCAGTTTCTAAGGAGAAATGGTAATGATGCCCTAGCTGGCCCTAGTAGCTTTATGCAGGGCACAAGCCATCACAATCAAAGAATCGAATGTTGGTGGAGTTTTCTTCGCAAACATTGCACTCAGTTCTGGATGAATGCTTTTAGTTACCTCAGAGAGGAGGGCATGTTCACTGGAACATACCTGGACAAAGCGTTGATTCAGTTTTGCTTTCTAAATCTTATCCAG ACAGAATTACATGATCTGCAGCTTGAATGGAACAACCATCGCATATCACCATCCAAAAACAGAATTGGTCCTTTCGGTCGACCAGAAATTATGTACACTGCACCGGAACTATATCAAACTAGGAGTTACCTAATGGAAGTGCAACAGGACGAAATAGAAGTTTGTGAGGAAGAATGTGTCTTTAGGGATAACTTTCCATGCGACAGAGATGTATATGAACTATGTTGTATTCAAATGGtagataataatattaatgttcCAGTTACAGCATTTGATGCCATGATGTTATATGAACGTCTTAGAAGATTGGTGCTGGCTGAACTGTAG
- the LOC139970537 gene encoding uncharacterized protein, with product MKMSTRKDKIMERLREKLRLRQRENRTTEGSTHRSSRMQGNKNAAKAERRVDVGWLHLSKGDTYKQVRIQNGGGIRRLIMPKAMNVSHVLEEAKKLFFPDGLSPKGTLADFKFEMMDVRKLPFVNNPTIEEMYETTKLSVLRMYISTKEIERDESTSGEASCEETDQVQDVDETVHVSDDSGDEIPAIDLHVMTDVGSEVTVGTSQQVMTELSDLTTYEESEINLSGHPSNELPSGTPTIVFRPSALAASDCHIDDKHTKKTFVIRRTHVFEDFIEFFKDPQVPNSAIEIRMVLPNGEIELGEGSGVYADAFTAFWEEFAKYSTGDQFKVPSLRHDFDANSWESVGRIISKGWKDMRYFPLSLSPPFMEEAIFGKSEGDMKDAFLQYISVSEKMVIVEALTHFPEGASYDELIDILDGYGCRVLVTKRNLPQILYEIGHKEIIQKPMFIADSMRETLEPLREELTPLQLRELYKNMMPTSQKVISRIKVPQDISEGQHVVFSYLKKYIRSLEKDKLQKFLRFWTGADVLSFPQLNVSFNLLDGFARRPVAHTCSQCLELPTTYESYIDMKNELNQVLDSGIWVMDIV from the coding sequence ATGAAAATGTCAACCAGAAAGGACAAAATAATGGAGAGGCTGCGAGAAAAGTTGAGGCTAAGACAAAGGGAAAACAGAACAACTGAAGGTTCTACACACCGTTCGAGCAGAATGCAAGGAAACAAAAATGCTGCGAAAGCTGAAAGAAGGGTTGATGTTGGATGGCTGCATTTGTCCAAAGGGGACACATACAAGCAAGTACGTATACAAAACGGTGGTGGCATACGACGTTTAATTATGCCAAAAGCCATGAATGTTTCACATGTGTTAGAGGAGGCAAAGAAGTTGTTTTTCCCAGACGGGCTTTCCCCTAAAGGAACACTAGCAGATTTTAAATTTGAGATGATGGATGTTCGCAAGCTCCCCTTTGTGAACAATCCAACAATTGAAGAGATGTACGAAACCACCAAATTGAGTGTCCTAAGAATGTACATATCTaccaaagaaattgaaagagacGAGTCAACTAGTGGTGAAGCATCCTGTGAGGAAACTGACCAGGTACAAGATGTAGATGAAACTGTCCATGTGTCCGATGATTCAGGTGATGAAATTCCAGCCATTGATCTTCATGTGATGACTGATGTTGGCAGTGAGGTGACGGTTGGTACATCTCAACAAGTAATGACTGAACTAAGTGATCTGACCACTTATGAAGAGTCAGAAATTAATTTAAGTGGCCATCCCAGCAATGAATTACCTTCAGGAACACCCACAATTGTGTTTCGACCATCAGCTTTAGCTGCTAGTGATTGTCATATTGATGATAAACACAccaaaaaaacatttgtaatcAGGAGAACACATGTTTTTGAAGACTTCATAGAGTTCTTTAAAGACCCACAAGTACCAAATTCTGCAATTGAGATAAGAATGGTACTGCCAAATGGTGAAATTGAATTGGGAGAGGGGTCCGGAGTGTATGCCGATGCCTTCACAGCTTTTTGGGAGGAGTTTGCAAAGTATTCAACAGGTGACCAGTTCAAAGTTCCTTCATTACGACATGACTTTGATGCAAATTCTTGGGAATCAGTTGGTCGCATAATTTCCAAAGGATGGAAAGATATGAGGTACTTTCCATTGTCTCTTAGTCCCCCATTCATGGAAGAAGCCATATTTGGGAAGAGTGAAGGGGACATGAAGGATGCATTTTTGCAATACATATCAGTGTCAGAGAAAATGGTCATTGTGGAAGCACTTACACACTTTCCAGAGGGTGCTAGTTATGATGAGCTGATTGATATTCTTGATGGTTACGGATGCCGGGTTCTAGTTACGAAGCGCAACTTGCCTCAAATCCTGTATGAAATAGGGCACAAAGAGATAATTCAGAAACCAATGTTCATAGCTGACAGCATGCGAGAGACTCTTGAGCCCTTGCGAGAAGAACTAACTCCATTACAACTGCGTGAACTCTACAAAAACATGATGCCAACGTCCCAGAAAGTTATTAGCAGGATAAAAGTCCCACAAGATATTTCAGAAGGCCAACATGTGGTATTTTCTTACTTAAAGAAGTACATCCGATCCCTTGAGAAAGACAAGCTTCAGAAGTTTTTGCGCTTTTGGACTGGGGCTGATGTTTTGTCATTCCCGCAGTTAAACGTTTCATTCAATCTCTTGGATGGCTTTGCACGCAGGCCAGTCGCACACACTTGCAGCCAGTGTTTGGAGCTTCCAACAACTTATGAAAGCTACATTGATATGAAAAATGAACTAAACCAGGTTCTTGACTCAGGTATCTGGGTAATGGACATAGTTTAA